Proteins from a single region of Nakamurella deserti:
- a CDS encoding NADPH-dependent F420 reductase — protein sequence MTATGLTTIGLIGAGNIGGQLARLAVAAGYRVVVSNSRGPETLTDLVTELGPSATAGSAAEAAAAGDLVVVTVPLKNYRDVPVEPLAGKIVIDTNNYYFERDGHIAELDAERTTVSQMLQEHLPTSRIVKVFNGIRAEELTTDGTPAHTPDRRALPVAGDDLEAKALVTTLLDEFGFDAVDAGSLAESWRFERDRPAYGPRMTAAEIPGKLAEAVRGS from the coding sequence ATGACCGCCACCGGACTCACCACCATCGGACTAATCGGCGCCGGCAACATCGGCGGCCAACTCGCCCGCCTCGCCGTCGCCGCCGGCTACCGCGTCGTCGTCAGCAACTCCCGGGGACCCGAGACCCTGACCGACCTGGTGACCGAGCTGGGCCCGTCGGCCACCGCCGGCAGCGCCGCCGAGGCGGCTGCCGCGGGAGACCTGGTCGTGGTCACGGTGCCGCTCAAGAACTACCGTGACGTCCCCGTCGAGCCGCTGGCCGGCAAGATCGTCATCGACACGAACAACTACTACTTCGAGCGCGACGGTCACATCGCCGAGCTCGACGCGGAGCGCACCACGGTGTCGCAGATGCTCCAGGAGCACCTGCCGACCTCGCGGATCGTCAAGGTCTTCAACGGCATCCGCGCCGAGGAACTGACCACCGACGGCACCCCGGCCCACACGCCCGACCGCCGCGCGCTGCCCGTCGCCGGCGACGACCTCGAGGCGAAGGCGCTGGTGACCACGCTGCTGGACGAGTTCGGGTTCGATGCCGTCGACGCCGGATCGCTGGCCGAGAGCTGGCGTTTCGAGCGCGACCGGCCCGCCTACGGCCCGCGGATGACCGCGGCCGAGATCCCCGGCAAGCTGGCCGAGGCCGTCCGGGGTTCGTGA
- a CDS encoding NAD(P)/FAD-dependent oxidoreductase, which yields MTGGRRVVVVGSGQSGIQLVDSLRSEGFDGDVDLFGDEPHLPYQRPPLSKDFLAVAGGDTGGGGTALPLRAERFFADRAVTFHRGVAVAAVATAAGTVATADGHVLAYDDLVLATGARNRELRIPGADLAGVHSLRTLDDAVRLQSELRTARRALVVGAGFIGLEFAASARAHGVEVTVLELAPRMMGRVLSPEMSDHFHELHAAGGVRTHFGEGITELRGEDGRVTTGVGTSGTAYPADLVVVGVGVVPSTGLAQQAGLAVGNGIVVDEYLRTGDPHIWALGDCCAFPDARTGELVRLESVQNAVDQAKTLARTLAGTPTPYTATPWFWSHQGENRLQIAGLIPTDADSVRRGDPAGGSFSVFRFVAGAFAGAESVNSAADHLAARRILDRRLPLTPAEAADPAFDLKAYSRTTSVPAA from the coding sequence GTGACCGGCGGGCGGCGCGTCGTCGTCGTCGGCAGCGGGCAGAGCGGCATCCAGCTCGTGGACTCGCTGCGCAGCGAGGGTTTCGACGGGGACGTCGACCTCTTCGGCGACGAGCCCCATCTGCCCTACCAGCGGCCACCACTGTCCAAGGACTTCCTGGCCGTCGCCGGCGGCGACACCGGCGGCGGAGGCACCGCGCTACCGCTGCGTGCGGAGAGGTTCTTCGCCGACCGCGCCGTCACCTTCCACCGGGGCGTCGCCGTCGCCGCCGTCGCCACGGCGGCCGGCACCGTCGCCACGGCGGACGGACACGTCCTCGCCTACGACGACCTGGTGCTCGCCACCGGCGCCCGCAACCGGGAGCTGCGCATCCCGGGCGCCGACCTGGCGGGAGTGCACTCGCTGCGCACCCTGGACGACGCCGTCCGCCTGCAGTCCGAGCTGCGGACCGCCCGCCGAGCGCTGGTCGTCGGAGCCGGGTTCATCGGTCTGGAGTTCGCCGCGTCCGCCCGCGCCCACGGAGTGGAGGTGACCGTGCTCGAGCTCGCGCCCCGGATGATGGGACGTGTGCTGTCTCCCGAGATGTCGGACCACTTCCACGAGCTGCACGCCGCCGGTGGGGTCCGGACGCACTTCGGCGAGGGCATCACCGAACTCCGCGGCGAGGACGGCCGGGTGACCACCGGGGTCGGCACCTCCGGCACGGCGTACCCGGCCGACCTCGTCGTCGTCGGGGTCGGGGTGGTACCCAGCACCGGACTGGCCCAGCAGGCCGGGCTCGCCGTCGGCAACGGCATCGTGGTCGACGAGTACCTGCGGACCGGCGATCCGCACATCTGGGCGCTGGGCGACTGTTGCGCCTTCCCCGACGCCCGCACCGGGGAACTCGTCCGGTTGGAGTCGGTGCAGAACGCGGTGGACCAGGCCAAGACCCTGGCCCGCACCCTGGCCGGCACGCCCACGCCGTACACCGCCACCCCGTGGTTCTGGTCCCACCAGGGTGAGAACCGCCTCCAGATCGCCGGTCTCATCCCGACCGACGCCGATTCGGTCCGCCGTGGTGATCCCGCGGGCGGGTCGTTCTCCGTGTTCCGGTTCGTCGCCGGCGCCTTCGCCGGGGCCGAGTCGGTGAACAGCGCCGCGGACCACCTGGCCGCCCGGCGCATCCTGGACCGCCGTCTCCCCCTCACCCCGGCCGAGGCGGCCGATCCCGCGTTCGACCTCAAGGCGTACTCCCGCACCACGTCCGTGCCGGCCGCCTGA
- a CDS encoding S-(hydroxymethyl)mycothiol dehydrogenase, translated as MPHAVKAVIARTKDAPVEVVTIHVPDPGPGEALVQVQACGVCHTDLHYKLGGIGNDYPYLLGHEAAGIVEAVGDGVTDVAPGDYVILNWRAVCGECRACRRGRPWYCFNTHNATQKMTLEDGTELSPALGIGAFAEKTLVHAGQCTKVDQEAPATVAGLLGCGVMAGLGAAINTGAVSKEDTVAVIGCGGVGDAAIAGANLVGARRIIAVDRDERKLQWAKEFGATHTVLVGEDTDVVAEIQALTDGFGADVVIDAVGRPETWKQAFYGRDLAGTVVLVGVPTPTMQLELPLLDVFGRGGSLKSSWYGDCLPSRDFPVLIELFLGGRLPLDKFVSETIGLDAIEEAFDKMHRGEVLRSVVTL; from the coding sequence GTGCCGCACGCAGTCAAGGCCGTCATCGCCCGCACCAAGGACGCACCCGTCGAGGTGGTCACCATCCACGTGCCCGACCCGGGCCCGGGTGAGGCGCTGGTGCAGGTCCAGGCGTGCGGCGTGTGCCACACCGACCTGCACTACAAGCTCGGCGGGATCGGGAACGACTACCCGTACCTGCTCGGCCACGAGGCCGCGGGCATCGTGGAGGCGGTCGGCGACGGCGTCACCGACGTCGCGCCCGGCGACTACGTGATCCTCAACTGGCGGGCGGTCTGCGGCGAGTGCCGGGCCTGCCGCCGCGGCCGCCCCTGGTACTGCTTCAACACCCACAACGCCACGCAGAAGATGACGCTCGAGGACGGCACCGAGCTGTCCCCCGCGCTCGGGATCGGCGCGTTCGCGGAGAAGACGCTGGTGCACGCGGGTCAGTGCACGAAGGTCGACCAGGAGGCGCCGGCCACGGTGGCCGGGCTGCTGGGCTGCGGCGTGATGGCCGGGCTGGGGGCGGCGATCAACACCGGTGCCGTCAGCAAGGAGGACACCGTCGCGGTCATCGGCTGCGGTGGCGTCGGTGACGCGGCGATCGCCGGCGCGAACCTCGTCGGCGCCCGGCGGATCATCGCCGTCGACCGCGACGAGCGGAAGCTGCAGTGGGCGAAGGAGTTCGGCGCCACCCACACCGTCCTGGTGGGCGAGGACACCGACGTGGTCGCCGAGATCCAGGCGCTGACCGACGGTTTCGGCGCCGACGTGGTGATCGACGCGGTCGGCCGGCCCGAGACGTGGAAGCAGGCGTTCTACGGCCGCGACCTCGCGGGCACCGTCGTGCTCGTCGGGGTGCCCACGCCGACGATGCAGCTCGAGCTGCCGCTGCTGGACGTCTTCGGCCGCGGCGGATCGCTCAAGTCCTCCTGGTACGGCGACTGCCTGCCGTCCCGCGACTTCCCCGTGCTCATCGAGCTGTTCCTCGGCGGCCGGCTGCCGCTGGACAAGTTCGTCTCCGAGACCATCGGCCTCGACGCCATCGAGGAGGCCTTCGACAAGATGCACCGCGGTGAGGTCCTGCGGTCGGTCGTGACGCTCTAG
- a CDS encoding Rieske (2Fe-2S) protein — MTEPTTPAPGTEAAARARKPQRYVVGRVEDFPDSGRLLVEVNGREIGVFRVDGEFHAVLNRCPHLGGPLCYGQIVSKVSSPAPGIVTLDRSQTLLTCPFHNWEFDIRTGQSYFDPHNLSARPFPIGVETGTDLEPDLQSGVAGMVPGPYWAEKIDVDVEEQYIVLTLKAPSRRRAATAADGPADAAATGPTAAAPVEPRVPRPQAVTEAGSAPAPTRPAAS; from the coding sequence ATGACCGAACCGACGACTCCCGCACCCGGCACCGAGGCTGCGGCCAGGGCCCGGAAGCCCCAGCGCTACGTGGTCGGGCGGGTCGAGGACTTCCCCGACTCCGGACGGCTGCTGGTCGAGGTCAACGGCCGCGAGATCGGCGTGTTCCGGGTCGACGGGGAGTTCCACGCGGTGCTCAACCGCTGCCCGCACCTGGGCGGCCCACTGTGCTACGGCCAGATCGTCAGCAAGGTGAGCTCCCCCGCCCCGGGCATCGTCACCCTCGACCGGTCGCAGACCCTGCTGACCTGCCCGTTCCACAACTGGGAGTTCGACATCCGTACCGGGCAGTCGTACTTCGATCCGCACAACCTGTCCGCGCGGCCGTTCCCCATCGGGGTCGAGACCGGCACCGACCTCGAGCCCGACCTGCAGTCCGGGGTGGCGGGCATGGTTCCCGGGCCGTACTGGGCCGAGAAGATCGACGTCGACGTCGAGGAGCAGTACATCGTGCTGACCCTCAAGGCACCGTCCCGACGCCGCGCCGCCACCGCGGCGGACGGCCCGGCGGACGCGGCCGCCACCGGTCCGACCGCCGCCGCACCGGTCGAGCCGCGGGTCCCCCGCCCCCAGGCCGTCACCGAAGCCGGATCGGCCCCCGCACCCACCCGGCCCGCCGCTTCCTGA
- a CDS encoding amidohydrolase family protein produces the protein MTTVLPQATRPSSWTGAVIDCDVHANVPTLDAILPYLDPVWQEATRERGWHGPTGPALSYPPGAPTTARPEWIQADGTSATRVELLQHQVLEPWRTEKAVLNCYYGVDSLRHPDWAPALARAVNDWMVAEWFAADERLVGSLVIPARDPQAAAAEIDRVGGHPQFKQVMLPVRSERLYGQRYFHPIYEAAARHDLVLGLHWGGTTEDAPSPTGYAGHFAEEYAVETQLYLAQLTSVVFEGVFQKFPTLRFAVLEGGFTWVPTWGWSMNKKWKGLRRDFPWLDRLPLDVVRDHIRFSVAPSDLGSVAQTRTIVEWLGSEDILMFATDYPHRHDDDLEKLLEAVPDTMRPKLMAESARQWYRL, from the coding sequence ATGACGACTGTTCTCCCGCAGGCCACCCGGCCCTCCTCCTGGACCGGCGCGGTCATCGACTGCGACGTGCACGCCAACGTCCCGACACTCGACGCGATCCTGCCCTACCTGGACCCGGTGTGGCAGGAGGCGACCCGCGAACGCGGCTGGCACGGCCCCACCGGGCCGGCGTTGAGCTATCCGCCGGGCGCACCCACCACCGCCCGCCCGGAGTGGATCCAGGCCGACGGCACCAGCGCCACCCGGGTGGAGCTGCTGCAGCACCAGGTCCTGGAACCGTGGCGGACCGAGAAGGCCGTCCTCAACTGCTATTACGGGGTTGACTCGCTGCGGCACCCCGACTGGGCGCCGGCCCTGGCCCGCGCGGTCAACGACTGGATGGTCGCCGAGTGGTTCGCCGCCGACGAACGGCTGGTCGGATCGCTCGTCATCCCCGCCCGTGACCCGCAGGCCGCGGCGGCCGAGATCGACCGCGTGGGCGGGCATCCGCAGTTCAAGCAGGTGATGCTGCCGGTCCGGTCCGAGCGGCTCTACGGCCAGCGTTACTTCCACCCGATCTACGAGGCGGCCGCCCGGCACGACCTGGTGCTCGGCCTGCACTGGGGCGGGACCACCGAGGACGCGCCGTCACCCACCGGGTACGCGGGCCATTTCGCCGAGGAGTACGCGGTCGAGACGCAGCTGTACCTGGCCCAACTCACCAGCGTCGTCTTCGAGGGCGTGTTCCAGAAGTTCCCCACCCTCCGCTTCGCCGTGCTGGAGGGCGGTTTCACCTGGGTCCCGACCTGGGGGTGGAGCATGAACAAGAAGTGGAAGGGCCTCCGTCGCGACTTCCCGTGGTTGGATCGGCTCCCGCTGGACGTCGTCCGCGACCACATCCGGTTCTCCGTCGCCCCGTCCGACCTCGGCTCGGTCGCGCAGACCCGGACGATCGTCGAGTGGCTCGGGTCCGAGGACATCCTGATGTTCGCCACCGACTACCCGCACCGGCACGACGACGACCTGGAGAAGCTGCTCGAGGCGGTGCCGGACACCATGCGCCCGAAGCTGATGGCCGAGTCGGCCCGGCAGTGGTACCGGCTGTGA
- a CDS encoding HpcH/HpaI aldolase family protein, with protein sequence MSRNRLRDRLSEGRAATGLSCVLGDAQIAEEFTVAGYDYVYLDQQHGLIPAERLVPMLRALARGTATPLVRVAGNDATLIGQALDAGAEGVIVPMVDTAGDAARAAAACRYFPDGTRSWGPVRATHGLGGDPATVNGQVMCLVMIETATAVDDVDAIVATPGVDGVYIGPADLSVSLGGAPTGIEAATEPALLDAVRAIREACARHGKVTAITGVPATRHAEGFGMVTAGSDIGFIRASLAALAHTPGGPA encoded by the coding sequence GTGAGCCGGAACCGGTTGCGCGACCGGCTGTCCGAGGGGCGCGCCGCCACCGGTCTGTCCTGCGTGCTGGGTGACGCGCAGATCGCCGAGGAGTTCACCGTCGCCGGGTACGACTACGTCTACCTCGACCAGCAGCACGGCCTCATCCCCGCCGAGCGTCTGGTGCCGATGCTGCGTGCCCTGGCCCGGGGCACGGCCACGCCCCTGGTCAGGGTGGCGGGCAACGACGCGACCCTGATCGGCCAGGCCCTGGACGCCGGCGCCGAGGGCGTCATCGTGCCCATGGTCGACACCGCCGGCGACGCCGCCCGCGCCGCGGCCGCCTGCCGGTACTTCCCGGACGGCACCCGCAGCTGGGGACCGGTCCGCGCCACCCACGGCCTCGGCGGTGACCCGGCCACCGTCAACGGTCAGGTGATGTGCCTGGTGATGATCGAGACCGCCACCGCCGTGGACGATGTCGACGCCATCGTGGCCACCCCCGGCGTCGACGGCGTGTACATCGGACCCGCCGACCTCTCGGTCAGTCTGGGCGGCGCGCCCACCGGTATCGAGGCGGCCACCGAGCCGGCCCTGCTCGACGCCGTCCGGGCCATCCGGGAGGCCTGCGCACGGCACGGCAAGGTCACCGCCATCACCGGTGTCCCGGCCACCCGCCACGCCGAGGGATTCGGCATGGTCACCGCCGGTTCCGACATCGGCTTCATCCGGGCGTCCCTCGCGGCGCTCGCCCACACCCCAGGAGGACCGGCATGA
- a CDS encoding PP2C family protein-serine/threonine phosphatase, which yields MITVAYGSATDVGRVREVNEDAVLAAFPVFVVADGMGGYEAGDIASRLTVEQFAEGAGRDDLDRRWAEGRIAAAADAVRPTGGGTTVTGIVATTFEGIAHWLVFNVGDSRVYRRTGGEVVQVSVDHSLVQEMVDSGMLAPDEARHHPERNIVTRAIGADDDPVPDFWLVPATVGDRFLVCSDGLTGEVEPPDLAELLCRRDPPQQVADRLVAAAVAAGGRDNITVVVVDVVDVAAPGAVPAAGASSDPATGGTVPDPGDAPSSDTRPFTPLTPRRSP from the coding sequence GTGATCACCGTCGCGTACGGGTCGGCCACGGACGTGGGCCGGGTCCGTGAGGTCAACGAGGACGCCGTGCTGGCGGCGTTCCCGGTGTTCGTCGTCGCCGACGGCATGGGCGGCTACGAGGCCGGTGACATCGCCAGCCGGCTGACCGTCGAGCAGTTCGCCGAGGGTGCGGGCCGCGACGACCTCGACCGCCGCTGGGCGGAGGGCCGGATCGCGGCCGCAGCGGACGCCGTCCGGCCGACCGGTGGCGGCACCACCGTCACCGGGATCGTCGCGACGACCTTCGAGGGCATCGCGCACTGGCTGGTCTTCAACGTCGGTGACTCCCGTGTCTACCGCCGCACCGGCGGTGAGGTGGTCCAGGTGAGCGTCGACCACTCGCTGGTGCAGGAGATGGTCGACAGCGGGATGCTCGCCCCGGACGAGGCCCGCCACCATCCCGAACGCAACATCGTCACCCGGGCCATCGGCGCCGACGACGACCCGGTGCCCGACTTCTGGCTGGTGCCGGCCACCGTCGGAGACCGCTTCCTGGTCTGCTCGGACGGGCTGACCGGCGAGGTCGAGCCGCCCGACCTGGCCGAGCTGCTGTGCCGTCGCGATCCGCCGCAGCAGGTGGCCGACCGGTTGGTCGCCGCGGCGGTCGCGGCCGGGGGCCGGGACAACATCACCGTCGTGGTGGTCGACGTCGTCGACGTCGCCGCGCCCGGCGCGGTCCCCGCGGCCGGGGCGTCGTCGGACCCCGCCACCGGGGGGACGGTGCCGGACCCGGGTGACGCCCCCTCCTCGGACACCCGCCCGTTCACCCCGCTCACGCCACGCCGCTCCCCGTGA
- a CDS encoding TerD family protein, with product MAINMTKGQSVSLTKSGGGTLTSVNLVLGWEGLTKKGFFGSKKVSVDLDASCLVFDGNRQLVDQVWFQQLQSRDGSIQHTGDDRAGGAGETIRVDLAALPATAQSLVFTVNSFLGQAFTQIETASVQLFDATTNTALAGYTLAGSGDHTALVMAKVTRSGAGWAMTAIGTPARGRTFHEILPAVTPAL from the coding sequence ATGGCCATCAACATGACCAAGGGACAGAGTGTCTCGCTGACCAAGAGCGGCGGCGGCACCCTCACCAGCGTCAACCTGGTCCTCGGCTGGGAGGGCCTGACCAAGAAGGGCTTCTTCGGCTCCAAGAAGGTCTCGGTCGATCTCGACGCCAGCTGCCTGGTGTTCGACGGCAACCGGCAGCTCGTCGACCAGGTCTGGTTCCAGCAGCTGCAGAGCAGGGACGGGTCGATCCAGCACACCGGTGACGACCGCGCGGGTGGTGCGGGCGAGACAATCCGGGTGGATCTGGCGGCGCTGCCGGCCACCGCGCAGTCGCTGGTGTTCACGGTCAACTCGTTCCTGGGGCAGGCGTTCACCCAGATCGAGACGGCGTCGGTGCAGCTGTTCGACGCCACCACGAACACCGCGCTGGCCGGCTACACGCTGGCCGGGTCCGGGGACCACACCGCGCTGGTGATGGCCAAGGTGACCCGCTCGGGCGCGGGGTGGGCGATGACCGCGATCGGCACCCCGGCCCGCGGCCGGACCTTCCACGAGATCCTGCCGGCGGTCACCCCCGCGCTCTGA
- a CDS encoding 2Fe-2S iron-sulfur cluster-binding protein, producing MPTITYHHSDGSVDEIDVVPGTSVMRGAVAGGISGIVGECGGQAICATCHVYVRPEYLPALPPPSDDEEEMLEETAAPRDPERSRLGCQLKTGPRLERIVVDVPEEQ from the coding sequence GTGCCCACCATCACCTACCACCACAGTGACGGCTCCGTCGACGAGATCGACGTGGTGCCGGGCACTTCCGTGATGCGCGGAGCCGTGGCCGGCGGGATCTCCGGCATCGTCGGCGAGTGCGGCGGTCAGGCCATCTGCGCCACCTGCCATGTCTACGTGCGGCCGGAGTACCTCCCCGCCCTGCCGCCGCCCTCCGACGACGAGGAGGAGATGCTCGAGGAGACCGCGGCGCCGCGGGACCCCGAACGCTCCCGGCTGGGCTGCCAGCTCAAGACCGGGCCCCGCCTCGAGCGCATCGTGGTCGACGTGCCGGAGGAGCAGTGA
- a CDS encoding alpha-hydroxy acid oxidase, whose amino-acid sequence MLRTTALTRHRLAGVLNYEDARAAARRALPKSIFQYVDGGSEDELTLGWNRQAFTDLSFAPRGAVWVPDPKLATTVLGVPVSMPILTAPCGGMRLIHPDGDLGIARAAHLAETVHVSTSASGFSLEQIAEVPGPKFFQAYRFSNQEAMKSLVRRADAAGYAGLVATIDTSVGGNRERDFRNGFSYNMRINLRNVVKMTPRVIGHPGWVYRFTRDGMPFQLPNTADITPDGRPMELSALTRTGAESHSPDWDDIAWMRAHWDGPLVVKGVLTVADARRARALGADGIIVSNHGGRQLDGAPATLRALPRIVDAVGDHVEIVLDSGIRRGADVVKALALGARAVLVGRYPAFGLAVGGTAGVSHVLERMRIELIRTLQLLGCDDIHTLDASWVTDRSTRPLSETEPELVTR is encoded by the coding sequence GTGCTGCGCACCACGGCGCTCACCCGGCACCGGCTGGCCGGCGTCCTCAACTACGAGGACGCCCGGGCGGCGGCCCGGCGGGCGCTGCCGAAGTCGATCTTCCAGTACGTCGACGGCGGTTCCGAGGACGAGCTCACCCTGGGTTGGAACCGCCAGGCCTTCACCGATCTCTCCTTCGCCCCGCGCGGGGCGGTGTGGGTACCCGACCCGAAGCTGGCTACCACGGTGCTCGGTGTCCCGGTGTCCATGCCGATCCTGACCGCACCGTGCGGCGGCATGCGGCTCATCCATCCGGACGGCGACCTCGGCATCGCCCGGGCCGCCCACCTGGCGGAGACCGTCCACGTGTCGACGTCGGCGTCCGGGTTCTCGCTGGAGCAGATCGCGGAGGTGCCGGGCCCGAAGTTCTTCCAGGCGTACAGGTTCTCGAATCAGGAGGCGATGAAGTCGCTGGTGCGTCGGGCCGACGCCGCCGGGTACGCCGGCCTGGTCGCCACCATCGACACGAGTGTGGGCGGGAACCGGGAACGGGACTTCCGCAACGGCTTCAGCTACAACATGCGGATCAACCTGCGCAACGTCGTGAAGATGACGCCGCGGGTCATCGGTCATCCGGGGTGGGTCTACCGCTTCACCCGCGACGGCATGCCGTTCCAGCTGCCCAACACCGCGGACATCACCCCGGACGGCAGACCGATGGAGCTCTCCGCGCTGACCCGCACCGGCGCGGAGTCCCACTCACCGGACTGGGACGACATCGCCTGGATGCGGGCCCACTGGGACGGCCCGCTGGTGGTCAAGGGCGTGCTGACGGTGGCCGATGCCCGGCGGGCCCGGGCCCTCGGGGCCGACGGCATCATCGTGTCCAACCACGGCGGCCGGCAGCTCGACGGAGCTCCGGCCACCCTGCGGGCGTTGCCCCGCATCGTCGACGCGGTCGGCGACCACGTGGAGATCGTGCTGGACAGCGGGATCCGCCGCGGTGCCGACGTGGTGAAGGCCCTCGCCCTGGGCGCCCGCGCCGTCCTCGTCGGTCGCTACCCGGCCTTCGGGCTCGCGGTGGGCGGCACCGCCGGCGTGAGCCACGTCCTGGAGCGCATGCGCATCGAGCTGATCCGCACCCTGCAGCTGCTGGGCTGCGACGACATCCACACCCTGGACGCGAGCTGGGTGACCGACCGGTCGACCCGGCCGCTGTCCGAGACCGAACCGGAGCTGGTGACACGATGA
- a CDS encoding amidohydrolase family protein yields the protein MSITELDQPAQMSPTASHRRLGVIDVDFHPMPVPTDPQVADHLPQRWRDHIARYGLGSFGGGVSPAQREFTHRLDAVDVNGRVGVDPALAVEQVVDLYDMSAVVLTCPQTYIITSGGVNMPHQLATALYRAYNDALAHTWCGYDDRFRASITVARDIPGGEREIERCMTEHGDKFVQVLMSPSGADPIGRRRYWPIFEACEAYDIPLGFHVPGMGRQPTGAGRQSFYGEMHAAFSVLPLSMVPSLIFEGVFDRFPRLKIAALELGWDWVVPFSWRLDAVYDKHRADLPHLSRRPSEYLREHFWFSTQPLEEPERPDMTEGVFRLFEEAGFADRLMFSSDYPHWDFDSPYESVPEHFPEDRRRRILGENASALYRLPLKPGHGLPSPTDA from the coding sequence GTGTCCATCACCGAACTCGACCAGCCGGCGCAGATGTCGCCGACCGCGTCCCACCGCCGTCTGGGCGTCATCGACGTCGACTTCCACCCGATGCCCGTCCCCACCGACCCGCAGGTCGCCGACCACCTGCCGCAGCGTTGGCGCGACCACATCGCCCGGTACGGCCTCGGGTCGTTCGGCGGCGGCGTGTCCCCCGCACAGCGCGAGTTCACCCACCGTCTGGACGCGGTGGACGTCAACGGCCGGGTCGGCGTCGACCCGGCGCTGGCCGTCGAGCAGGTCGTCGACCTCTACGACATGTCGGCCGTGGTGCTCACCTGCCCGCAGACCTACATCATCACCAGCGGCGGCGTGAACATGCCGCACCAGCTGGCCACCGCGCTCTACCGCGCCTACAACGACGCCCTGGCCCACACCTGGTGCGGCTACGACGACCGGTTCCGGGCCTCCATCACCGTGGCCCGCGACATCCCCGGCGGCGAACGGGAGATCGAACGCTGCATGACCGAGCACGGCGACAAGTTCGTGCAGGTGCTGATGTCCCCGTCCGGCGCCGATCCCATCGGCCGGCGCCGCTACTGGCCGATCTTCGAGGCCTGCGAGGCCTACGACATTCCGCTGGGATTCCACGTTCCCGGCATGGGCCGCCAGCCCACCGGCGCCGGCAGGCAGAGCTTCTACGGCGAGATGCACGCCGCGTTCTCCGTGCTGCCGTTGTCCATGGTGCCGAGCCTGATCTTCGAGGGCGTCTTCGACCGTTTCCCCAGGCTCAAGATCGCCGCGCTGGAACTGGGCTGGGACTGGGTGGTGCCGTTCAGCTGGCGGCTGGACGCGGTGTACGACAAGCACCGTGCCGACCTGCCGCACCTGTCGCGCCGGCCGTCGGAGTACCTGCGTGAGCACTTCTGGTTCAGCACCCAGCCCCTGGAGGAGCCCGAGCGGCCGGACATGACCGAGGGGGTGTTCCGGCTGTTCGAGGAGGCGGGTTTCGCCGACCGGCTGATGTTCTCCAGCGACTACCCGCACTGGGACTTCGACTCGCCGTACGAATCCGTCCCGGAGCACTTCCCCGAGGACCGCCGCCGCCGCATCCTGGGCGAGAACGCCAGTGCGCTCTACCGCCTGCCGCTCAAGCCCGGCCACGGGCTGCCGTCGCCGACGGACGCCTGA
- a CDS encoding phosphotriesterase family protein yields MTTVDTVNGPVELGAIGRTLTHEHIFTKNPEIEEGWPDPEWEGEDAMVAKAVDTLDELKTLGIETIIDLTVPGLGRSIPRIQRVAAASAVNIVVATGYYTFNALPTFFQTHGPGLMVDMDDPMPALFIRDLTTGIGDTGVKAVMIKVATDEPGLTPGVERVMGAAATAHLETGATITTHTHAREFRGRDQQEFFRARGVPLEHVLIGHSGDSTDLDYLREMMDNGCTLGMDRFGMVSMRSDEERVDTVVRLVEMGYAEKLTLSHDAGVFSINTPPSFRRRESPNWNHAHISRDILPQLRERGVSDADIDQMMITNAARILVGARS; encoded by the coding sequence ATGACCACCGTCGACACCGTCAACGGCCCCGTCGAACTCGGCGCGATCGGCCGCACGCTCACCCACGAGCACATCTTCACCAAGAACCCCGAGATCGAGGAGGGCTGGCCCGACCCGGAATGGGAGGGTGAGGACGCCATGGTCGCCAAGGCCGTCGACACCCTCGACGAGCTCAAGACCCTCGGCATCGAGACCATCATCGACCTCACGGTTCCCGGACTCGGGCGGTCGATCCCGCGCATCCAGCGGGTGGCCGCGGCCAGCGCGGTGAACATCGTGGTGGCCACCGGTTATTACACCTTCAACGCGCTGCCCACCTTCTTCCAGACCCACGGCCCCGGCCTGATGGTCGACATGGACGACCCGATGCCGGCGCTGTTCATCCGTGACCTCACCACCGGCATCGGTGACACCGGAGTCAAGGCGGTCATGATCAAGGTGGCCACCGACGAACCCGGGCTCACCCCGGGCGTCGAACGGGTGATGGGCGCCGCCGCCACCGCACACCTGGAGACGGGCGCCACCATCACCACGCACACCCACGCCCGCGAGTTCCGCGGCCGCGATCAGCAGGAGTTCTTCCGCGCGCGGGGCGTACCGCTGGAGCATGTGCTGATCGGCCACTCCGGGGACAGCACCGACCTGGACTACCTGCGCGAGATGATGGACAACGGCTGCACTCTCGGCATGGACCGGTTCGGCATGGTCTCGATGCGCAGTGACGAGGAGCGGGTGGACACCGTCGTGCGCCTGGTCGAGATGGGGTACGCGGAGAAGCTCACGCTGTCCCACGACGCGGGGGTCTTCAGCATCAACACCCCGCCGTCCTTCCGGCGACGGGAGTCCCCGAACTGGAACCACGCCCACATCTCACGGGACATCCTCCCCCAGCTCCGGGAGCGGGGCGTCTCCGACGCCGACATCGACCAGATGATGATCACCAACGCGGCGCGCATCCTCGTCGGGGCGCGGAGCTGA